TTAAATACAAATTCTATGGTTTCACTAGCAGCAACATCTGACTCTTCATTATCAATCCCTGCTGCCAATCATCTTTTTCCACTGTTGCAGTCTGTTTTGCAGACAAACATTCTTCAAAGGGTATATGTTAGCCAAATGTTTTTTTGACATTTCTACTTTATCTATTGGCTGATATTGTTCTACTTGGCGTGTTTTTGTCAACAGGAGTATATTCTCAATTTAATGAAGCACGTTTGTGCCAGTGAACCTATAGGTGCAACTACTTAAAATAGTCCTTCTATTCCTctttttttataaattcaaattatattatcttaaatttattttatctCCATTGCTTAGCTAGTCGTGCACTAGAGGGAGTATGTACACCGGCTAATGGGGCAGTCACAGAGAAATCTTTGgtaatttttttctctttaatTCACATTTTCCGTTCGATCATGGTTGATGGGTTGGTTGCCGTCATTATTGTGCTAGAATACATTCAACTTTATCCTACACCATTTTCAAGCCACCTATGAAACTACATGACTTCAATCTTACACCAAAAGATGTTATTGATTAAACAGTTTTCTTGAATTGCAGCTGGAACTAGCTCATGATAGGGAAAAGGAGTTACTTCATGAGATAACCGAGTTACAGTGGAGGTATTTCAATGTCGTGAAGTGTGATTTCTTTTTCCATCAGTTACTTTACCATCCAAATACCAAAAGAAGGTCTCTAAACCTTGTTTTTGCTATATATGCAGGCTCATCTGTGCTCAAGAAGAATTGCAAAAATACAAAACAGAGAATGCCCAGGTTAGTTTCTGAAACAGTTAGCTCATTTGTTCTCAATTTTCTTAAACCGTAGCTGCCGATTCCAACCATGGAATTGCAGGTGTAATTTTATCTCGAATTGGAGCTGCGATGCAAGTAGAACCTTTTCTCCAACCATATGATTCTAAAGAAAGCTAAAAGGAGAAAGATTTAGAAACAAATATGAGCAAGATATATATATGATGTAATTATATGGAGCTGGATGTTATTGTTTGTGTCATGCGCCCTTAAATTGTTGTAAACTACTCTATTATATTTTCTTCTCTAGATCAGCATATAAGTTGTAAATACTAAACATAGTTTTAATCTTTAAGTCTAGTGATATTTATGTACTCCCCATTTGGTAAAATTTCCAAATGTTGATAAAAAGTTTAAGCTTGAaataatcatgattgaagtttcATGGATCAACTTGGAATAAtgaaaaaattttatattttcatatctTTTTTACTGTTCATGTTTGTGGTTCGTGACTGTCCCTTTTAACAATGTTGTCTTCAAAGTTCGAATTTGAGTCTTCCCCTTACAATGTTGTCTCTAAAGTTTGTATCTTATCATTACATCTAACAAGTGGATATCACTTTTTAGTAAATTCATAATTTCATCTCATAATGGTAAACTAATCACTTTGTAAAGGTTATCAAAGTAAAACTTTGCCTATAAACAGAGTTAAAGTTCCTTGCAACAATTCCATCATAACACAAAAATATACACTCACGATGCCATACCCATTTGTTTATTGTTAACAATATCTTCAACTGGGAATGGTTCGTCCCTGTTCGGACTATGAGTTTAGATCAAGTGGAAAATGATTAAGCGATATTAGATTTCAGAGTCTCTATACTTAAAAATGAAAAGTTGAAGCAAGCCATGAGCATGCGTGtgtattgtatatatatgatgtAGAACAAAGAGCCAAAGTTCAAGGGCTTGAATCGCGATATTGAATCATCTCATAGTCTTGTCATAAGGTGCTAGATTTAGAATTGAAAATAAACCTCCACTATCTGCGCTTGTTTGGCCGAATTAGACTCAACCTCACAAAAATAGACATTGAATTTTAATCCACACGTTTTTAGTATAAAAACCCATCGTCTTAGCCCTTGTTATCCAACGACAAACAGTTCATCATATcattataaaaaaagaaaaaaacaataatGTCGACTTCACCAGTAATTACTTTATTGTTCTCCCTTTTCATTGTATTACTATCACCAACATATGCTTTTAACATCACAGAAATCCTCAAACCTTACAAGGACTTCAATTTGTACAATTACCAATTGAGTTCAACAGGATTGGCAATTGAAATCAACAACCTACAAGTCGTGACCGTCCTTGTTGTTGCCGATTATGATTTGTTCGCATTTAGACACTTGCCGGGCGATGATGTTAGGAGAATCTTGGGGTTCCATGTGATTTTTGGTTACTATGATCCAACCAGGCTCAAAAGCTTGCGATCCAGAATAACCCTCACCACACTTTACTCAGGGGCTACCTTGACCGCGAACCGCGAGAGCAATGGTGAAGTCACGTTTAGATCGACTACTTCAAGTTCTAAATTGGATGCCACATTTATTCACACCGTTGAACTTCAACCCCGTAGCATTGCAGTATTGCAAGTCTCCCCTTATATAAAAACATCAGGCGACCTACCTTCCACTCCACCATCACCACCATCAccatcaccaccaccaccaccaccactacCACAACAATCACCAACGTCGCTTCCCACCACTGCTTCCCCTCCGAGGAAAGCCTTAGCACCACCTCCGACCAGTCAAGAGAAGAAATCCCCAACCCCCCCAACTTCATCCCCCAATAAATCAGGCAATGCAACAACTTCACCCCCCACTAAAGAAAGCAATAACACTGCACCAGCTGCATCAAAGACTAAACCCAACTCCGTATCATCAGGACCCCCGCCGCAAGAGAACCCAACTACACCACCACCAAAGGCTTTTTCACCAAGGAAGGCCCTCGCACCGGCTCCTAGTGACGAAAACGAGTCTCCGGTTGCATCCCCGCCTAAACCAAGCAGTAGTACACCATCACCATCACCAGCTACTGATGTTCCTGCTCCAGCTCCTGATCAGAAGAGTTCTACTACACCTATGGCTTCCGGGAATTATCTTGCCTCCATCCTTATGATTTCGACTGCGGCTTGGTTATTTTTTCCCATGATTTGATGGATATTTTGGCTTGTTTTTTGGTATTGTGACTCATATACCATGATCCAATGTTCCAAGCTTTCAGATTTATGATCTGAGACCTATCTTTTTTGTTCCTATTTCTTTGAGTCCCAACTGAAGAAAAATAATGCCGGGTAACCATCATTATTCCACTCCACATATCTCAATTTAATTTTCTTCGGTTCATAGAAAAAAATCTCAATTCAGGTCAGAGAAAAAGAGCTATCAGCATCAATGACAAAAATCATAACTGATAATATGATAGATTAATAATAAGTTCCTACACAACAGCAAATCAAATGATGCGAGATTTTTAATAAACATAAGCTTCAAaaatgttttgcatgcatgcagAATGCAAAAATAGGAATTGCAATCAAATTCATATCTttttacattaataataatattcacCAATTGAGTTAAACTCATTCaataattttaatcaattttaaaaataagtgaATAATGTATttacttaatttaataaataaataaatacatatgattataataacttttataattaaaaaaaagaagaagaagttaTAAACTGTCATTTAAAATAGGTCCCAtattttattgatattaatttgaTTAGAAAATTTGATCCTTTTATATCATAAAAAAGCTATTCTGTTTAATAGATGCccttttcaataatttttatttatttatttaagggTAAATTAGGTTAGAAATTATCCAATTAGGACTTTTTGTTGCAAAATggttattcaattatttaattttatctttttatcactcgattattttagatttttaggtattttcatttTACACCAGCTAGTTGGTGACgaaaagacaaaattaaataattaaatgatattttataatttttcatagttgaatggttaaaaagaaaaaaatcataattGGGAGACTAGTAATGTAATATATCCTTTATTTAAACATCAATGGAAAGGTTATTTTATACAAACATTGGTGGAAAGTTTTAATGTTACttgatttatatattttataaagtaTAGTGAAAATTAAAAGATATATTTTTGACAATGAGATACCataatatttgaattttattggagttaaaattttctaatgaatataataataatggccttttctttaaaaaataatctaaaaacttaattaattactaaAATGACCTATTTATTACAATTATCGTCGGTGCCGTTTGACACACTAATGGTATTAACCTACTTTTCCCTCAATCATGCTTTAatcattataaaaaaaaagtgGTGTCTCTTGATATATTGACGACATTAGATTGAAGTATGATTATATAAAACATTTAAGGACTTGATGAAGCAATTACCCTTTCTAAATTAGCTAAAGAAATGGGTGCCAGATATGtcccattttaaaattaaatttaaatagccCTTAAAATTTATAAGAACAACAAAAAATATATCCTTCTCAATCaaattaaaaatgggacaaaccTAATATGTAAGTAAACCAAAAGTTGAAAAGTATTTAATTTGCCGCGGCACCTTTATTCAGCTAATCTAAAAAGGATAATTGCTTCATAGGTCTTTATATAATTACACTTAAGTCCAATGCCACTAATGtgccagttttttttttttgtaataattaAAGCATGATAGAGGGAAAAGTAGGTTGATGCTATCGGTATATCGACGGCATTGACAATAACTATAACAAACAAGTGATTTTCagtatataatttttttcaaataattttcataattaattaatttttaaaattatttaaaaaataataataactattGTTTTCAACGAAATATTTTAACTATTCATGCAAATTTTAAACACTGTCcgtttgtaattttatttttattctacttTAAATGAAATATGCGTCACCTTCTTACAGTAATAttgttattataataatatttttacagACATAAAAATTTGAAGTTTTATCAAATATATATGTGCGtgtctattttaattttaattagataAAAAAATTGTCCTAATGATCTGATGTTGCTTAAATTAGTAGAGCCTccgaaaatccaccaaaaaacTCCACTTCTcgctctctttctctctcttttcccctTCCTTTTTTGTTTCTTCAAAAGAACGATATCAATCTAAAGAAATTTTAAGAACCGCTAAATGGCTTCAGCTTCAGAGAATATTTACGTCGAGCATGTTAAAGGCGTCAATGGTCTCGATAAGGTCATCTTAAGGGAGATTCGCGGTTGGTCTGCTGAGGTTTTCCCTTTCCTTATCTCTTTCTCTCATTTTCTACGCTCATTCCTTTGCATTTTGTTACCCGATCATTCTTGTCTATGTTTTTTTTGGAAAGAAACGGTTCGTTAGTGACTTGAGATCGGAATCTTCAAATCTTTGTTGAAATGTTAACCGCATTGCCAGAATTACCTTTTCTTTTGAAGAGATTTACGTGATTTGTTTAGTTAATTATTCTATTTATAGATTTGGATCCTGCTGTTATCTTAGCTGTCCGTACAATGGAAATAAACTCTGATGGTTTAATCTTGTAATTGTTTTGCTTGataaaacttatatatatatatatatatataattcgtGCATTGAATTTAGATCAAGAATGATTCATTCTGTTGTTGTAGATAGTGGGAAACAGGCTGATCGTGTTTTGCATCGAACCAAAACGAGAACGTATGAATCAAATGAACGAAATAGTAGGAATGCTTCTTGAAACCGTATTAAGCACAGGTTTACTATTTGTGCATGTTTTAATTTATGAAAACTTTCCATCGGGAGAAACTATTTGCTTGCGAGGATAATCTAGAATGTTTACAGGACAATAACTTAATACGGTTCTTTGGCAAATTGAaacttttttttatgttttaaagttGCAAGAGTTTCTGCCATGTGTATAAGATGCTTTAGAACTCCTTTGTTCTTCCTTGTTACTGTATACTGGCTGGAATGCACTTGTGCAAGTGCGATTTCTTTTATCAAAAAGTCATAGTGACAATATTAGTAAAACTGTTTTTTAATGCTCCGAAAAGGGAGTTTCAAACATCCTCAAGTGAGTTAAAACATGTTTCTCTTGGATCATAAATAATCAAGTCAACGCCAAATTATTAAGTTCTCTTATGTAGTTAAATTAGCACGTCATGATCAATGAAACCTGCTTGTGGAGATTTTGATCTCTACCACCTGTGTATAGATAAAACCCACTTTAGTATCCCGCAAATAATGAAGCCTTTCAAGTTTTCCCCCTTCTAATGATAGCATTAAGTCttaaaattatttgttttatttgaatATGGACAATTTTGTTAGAACTAGTGTTGACCTTAGGAAGTCATGGATGCTTCTTACGTAGTGCTTCCCCCCCCCCCCCTAACTCTTTTCCTTCCTTTTAACCTGAAAAACTTTATGATTTCTTGTATTGATTCTATTTTTCTTAAACAGGTGTATCTCTATGGGGGTCAAGTCACATCTTGGAAGAATGAACGTCGGGAGGAGTTGCTCTTCCTTAGTAGTAAGGTATCTGTTTTAGAATTATTCTTGTTAGAAACCATTAGCTTAagaatttaaattaatttcaGTTACCTCCTCTCCTGATACTAACTATCTAAAGTTCTAAACTTCACCATTCGTGATAGTCTTAGAATGCGCACGCAATGGTTCATGAAATAAAATTTACCGCGTTGCAAATATATACTActaaaagttaccattgatggtGCAGTTTGATGATTAATTACTTCTACTTATAGTATTTTCCAAGTGTCTGATTAAAACCTAATTCTACGTTGTGAAGAGGTTAGGGTTCAAAAAGCTGTTTTTTtattttggggggggggggggggaaggaGGTCTTTGAGGGGAGTGTCAAAATGCCCGCCACATTTGTACACTTACCTTTAAATATAGACAAggtttttaatttttcttaaagAACGAAAGAATTTCTAATTGAAATAATTGATGCCTATTGATTTTTATGTAGGAAGAGAACTTGCAATTTGAATGGATCTACCAACTATTTGTGGTTGGCTTTTCAATTAATCGTGTGTTCTTTCTGCAGGCTCTTTTTCAGCCACCTAAGCCTATTCGTGGAGGTATACCAATCTGTTTCCCTCAAGTATGTGCTCCAAGGCTATATCTTTTCCTTTTTGCAATTTTTATATCTTTGATTCAAATTTAACCATTCTAGCCATGCAGTTCGGAAATCTCGACTCTCTTGAGCAACATGGATTTGCAAGAAATCGACTTTGGAGTGTTGATCCTGATCCCCCACCATGTTCATCACATACTAATAGCAGGGCTTTCATCGACTTAATTCTTAGGCATTCTGAAGAAGAGGCGAAGATCTGGTCTCACAGGTGCATTGCtctatatgaattttgatttatttaacaCAGTCCCTGAATTGGCATCCTGATTTTATATCCTCTATTCCAGTTTTTGTCATCTGCAAGTGAGATGGATACTAAAGTCCTATCAAGTGGACTAAGGGATGTGCAATTGTGTGCAGGTATGAGCTTCGGTTAAGGGTAGCTCTAGGACCTGCAGGTGATTTGATGCTGACTTCCCGCATTCGAAATACAAACACTGATGGAAAGTCGTTTACAtttacatttgcctatcacaCCTATTTTTTCGTCACTGATATCAGgtataaatatatttatctaGCAATCTAGTGGTTTTTAGTAATGAGAATCTCTGCATTTAAACACAGATTCATGCAACTCTAATTTTAGCAGTTGCAGTATTTTTTCCCCTTTTCAGTTAACAATGCTAGTGTTTTCTTAAGCCGTGGAAACAGTATGATATggtgaatatttgattaaatcgCCCTATAGCCTTGGCCCTTATTCCTTACGTGGGGGGGAACTAGACTGTCAAAAGCAGGAGTATAAATATGAGATCAAAGTCGTACTAAGTCACTGAACATAAGTAGTTTTTTAACGCAATTGATTTATATATTCTTGCTTTCTTGTCTTCTTCATGCCAGGTAAGTGAATTTGCTATTTTGCATAGATAAAGTAAACATCTTGCAACACATGATTATTTTATCTTGAATTAAAGTTAAGTTATGATTAGAAgcaatttttatttgtttcacCACATTGATATCATACATGGAAAGTAAAAGCTCTGttcttatttttgttattattttaagagTAAAGAAAAAGTTCTGTATCTAGGTGTTGTTCTTATGCTATATTGCTTGGACTTATTCTTTGTTCTGTACGATTCAATTTGTATTTACTTTTATTTAGTGAAGTGCGAGTAGAAGGACTAGAGACACTGGATTATTTGGATAACCTGCAGAACAGAGAGCGGTTCACTGAACAAGGGGATGCAATAACATTTGAATCAGAAGTTAGTCTAAAATTTTTAAAGCAGGCTTATGTTTTCTGTCTTTTCAATTCTAATTTGTATACATTTTTTTATGTTTACCGTTCTTGTTGATGAAAAGGTGGATAAGATATATCTTAGTACACCAACAAAAATTGCCATCCTGGACCACGAAAGGAAGCGAACATTTGAGTTGCGAAAGGATGGACTTCCCGATGCTGGTGAGTTTATTGTCTTTATAAGCTTCCATCCTAATTTACAGCACCATGGGTAGGAGATATGAATTAGTTGACAGTCAAAGTTCCATTTTAAGCTCGACGAACCGTAACATCTTTTACAACCCATGCTTTATTGGATAAGCATGTAAATTATTGGTGAGATTTGTCGATTACAGCTTGGTTCCTCTGTCCTTATTTCAGTCGTGTGGAATCCCTGGGACAAGAAAGCGAAAGCAATGGCTGATTTCGGTGATGAGGAGTATAAACATATGCTTTGCGTAGAGGCTGCTTGTGTGGAGAAGCCCATCACGTTGAAACCTGGTGAAGAGTGGAAAGGAAGACAGGAGATCTCAATTGTTCCATCAAGTTACTGCAGCGGACAACTCGACCCGCGTGGACAACTCGACCTGCGTAGGGTAACCTTTGGTTGTTAAACACTGGCTTTTGCTTCAACATCCTTTGTACAGTTCAAATCGCAAAAACACTGCCGATTCAGCATCCACAATTGGTGCCAGTCACCAGCCAAGCATTTAATTTACAAATTGTCCCTGTGCCTAAAGTTTTGATATGAAGGGTATGGTAATTTTGCATATCTGTTTCTTTGGGGGTTTTGATTGGTTACCTCTccattcttattctttcatttttattttttttgcatCCTTCCAATTTCTTCTTATAGTATTAACTTTCTGAGAATTGTCCAAGCGATTTATTAGTGTGTCAGTTTGGTAATAAAATCCTTTGCTTCTATTCGTGAGATTATTTGCAATAACTGTTACCCTTGCTTTGCTTCCCTGAtgatgtatgtttgtatgtataATATTGTGAGCCGTgtatttgaaaaaataaattcctttttttttttctagatgTTAATATACAACAATTTAGTACTATGTAGATGCAAATTTCGTTGATAAAAAGGAAGCAGATTCATATGTGGGTGGGGAATTCTGATTTGAATTTCATTGCTTCAAAAATTGTTTTTtcttttgggggggggggggtgaTGTGTTTTTGTAATGGTATCTATGGGTCATTCGATCTGGTGTAAGTGGAACATCTTTAGTAGGGTCATGGAAAGTGAGTTTTTGAAAATTGtgtaaataaaattatttgttgTTTTGAGTTTATGAACTGTGGGATGTAAATGGATAATGATGCGGTTATTAGAGTAATTTCATTCAATCGGTGAGTTAGGCTGATTAAACCAACCGATCCCCACATTTAA
The Gossypium arboreum isolate Shixiya-1 chromosome 10, ASM2569848v2, whole genome shotgun sequence genome window above contains:
- the LOC108488088 gene encoding fasciclin-like arabinogalactan protein 14, producing the protein MSTSPVITLLFSLFIVLLSPTYAFNITEILKPYKDFNLYNYQLSSTGLAIEINNLQVVTVLVVADYDLFAFRHLPGDDVRRILGFHVIFGYYDPTRLKSLRSRITLTTLYSGATLTANRESNGEVTFRSTTSSSKLDATFIHTVELQPRSIAVLQVSPYIKTSGDLPSTPPSPPSPSPPPPPPLPQQSPTSLPTTASPPRKALAPPPTSQEKKSPTPPTSSPNKSGNATTSPPTKESNNTAPAASKTKPNSVSSGPPPQENPTTPPPKAFSPRKALAPAPSDENESPVASPPKPSSSTPSPSPATDVPAPAPDQKSSTTPMASGNYLASILMISTAAWLFFPMI
- the LOC108488525 gene encoding putative glucose-6-phosphate 1-epimerase isoform X1 produces the protein MASASENIYVEHVKGVNGLDKVILREIRGWSAEVYLYGGQVTSWKNERREELLFLSSKALFQPPKPIRGGIPICFPQFGNLDSLEQHGFARNRLWSVDPDPPPCSSHTNSRAFIDLILRHSEEEAKIWSHRYELRLRVALGPAGDLMLTSRIRNTNTDGKSFTFTFAYHTYFFVTDISEVRVEGLETLDYLDNLQNRERFTEQGDAITFESEVDKIYLSTPTKIAILDHERKRTFELRKDGLPDAVVWNPWDKKAKAMADFGDEEYKHMLCVEAACVEKPITLKPGEEWKGRQEISIVPSSYCSGQLDPRGQLDLRRVTFGC
- the LOC108488525 gene encoding putative glucose-6-phosphate 1-epimerase isoform X2 is translated as MDASYVYLYGGQVTSWKNERREELLFLSSKALFQPPKPIRGGIPICFPQFGNLDSLEQHGFARNRLWSVDPDPPPCSSHTNSRAFIDLILRHSEEEAKIWSHRYELRLRVALGPAGDLMLTSRIRNTNTDGKSFTFTFAYHTYFFVTDISEVRVEGLETLDYLDNLQNRERFTEQGDAITFESEVDKIYLSTPTKIAILDHERKRTFELRKDGLPDAVVWNPWDKKAKAMADFGDEEYKHMLCVEAACVEKPITLKPGEEWKGRQEISIVPSSYCSGQLDPRGQLDLRRVTFGC